From the genome of Candidatus Wallbacteria bacterium, one region includes:
- a CDS encoding isoprenylcysteine carboxylmethyltransferase family protein — protein MKKPTYRQLNFFRKFLGALFVLILFCYRKEKLRKPAILLILSGLLTRFWAAGTISKNRELARSGPYSLTRNPLYFGSFMMGFGFSVLLLPVSLILGFCIAFSCAYLPKMRQEESDLRRFFGSDFENYSNQVPLFFPKIHSYAKSKFSLKLAVRNKEYNAFLAILLLLAVIFLGRKRFI, from the coding sequence ATGAAAAAACCGACCTACAGGCAATTAAATTTTTTCAGGAAGTTCCTGGGTGCCCTGTTTGTCTTGATTTTATTTTGCTATCGGAAAGAGAAACTTAGAAAACCCGCAATTTTACTGATTTTATCCGGATTACTGACACGCTTCTGGGCGGCAGGGACCATTTCCAAGAATCGAGAGCTCGCCAGGAGCGGGCCTTACTCCCTGACCAGAAATCCTCTTTACTTCGGCAGTTTCATGATGGGGTTCGGATTTTCAGTCCTGCTGCTTCCGGTTTCTCTGATCCTTGGTTTTTGCATAGCTTTTAGCTGTGCCTATCTGCCAAAAATGCGGCAGGAAGAGAGCGATCTGCGACGTTTTTTCGGGAGCGATTTCGAGAATTACAGTAATCAAGTTCCCCTTTTTTTTCCTAAGATTCATTCCTATGCCAAGTCGAAATTTTCTCTGAAACTTGCGGTGCGGAATAAGGAATACAACGCATTCCTGGCGATACTGCTGTTATTGGCAGTGATTTTCCTCGGAAGAAAGCGCTTTATTTGA
- a CDS encoding BamA/TamA family outer membrane protein encodes MRDNRKCIIRIAVLLTLFAIPVFAANTLQKIGVIGNTLVDKDVVLLAVKAKLGSELTEELIQDNMKLIYELGYFSNVGAEIEDLDGGKYLIFKVKENAIVKSIDVIGNKVVPLVELNKLIKTKIGNIFNIPLFNADVKRINDFYKDKGYVLSQVSDVKVDAEGASLKLSIVEGKLEEIRVEGSDSTKDWVILREFEIKPGNVYNAHKIRKSLQKVFNLGYFETVKPSHLKGKNPDDVILVVSVTEQRTGQASFGGGYSSSNGFVGFVQVAKKNFQGRGQTLNVKTEFGGVSSYELGFMEPWFRRKPVAVGLNLYNTKINREQYDNNGSLVGNYDESRKGGAVSVGKKLAYFTTGTVTFRDEKVSIDANIPGYLYGDEHLQSLGFEVSRDTRDNPFQPTSGLMDSIGITKTGGFLMGPNNYSTYQGMLRRYFQVKPKNVVATRLSYGIIDLTSGDVPEYELFGLGGSSNLRGYKNREYSGREMLYSNTEFRHMFTDKFTGILFYDAGDVNKEIENHFSLNKSGVGLGVSVKSPIGQIRLDYGKGNNGRGGRTYFSMGDSF; translated from the coding sequence GTGAGGGATAATCGGAAATGCATCATCAGAATTGCAGTTTTGCTGACATTATTTGCAATTCCAGTCTTTGCCGCAAACACCCTTCAGAAGATCGGGGTGATCGGCAACACACTTGTGGATAAGGATGTAGTACTGCTGGCGGTGAAAGCCAAGCTCGGCAGCGAACTGACCGAAGAACTGATCCAGGACAACATGAAGCTGATTTATGAACTCGGTTACTTCTCAAACGTGGGAGCTGAAATCGAGGATCTGGATGGGGGAAAATACCTGATCTTCAAGGTCAAGGAAAACGCCATAGTCAAGAGCATCGACGTGATCGGGAACAAAGTGGTTCCCCTGGTTGAACTGAACAAACTGATCAAGACTAAAATCGGCAACATTTTCAATATTCCGCTGTTCAATGCCGACGTCAAACGAATCAATGATTTTTATAAGGACAAAGGTTATGTATTGTCGCAGGTCAGCGATGTCAAAGTTGATGCGGAGGGCGCCAGCCTGAAGCTTTCGATTGTTGAGGGAAAGCTGGAAGAAATCCGGGTGGAAGGAAGCGACAGTACCAAGGACTGGGTCATCCTGCGCGAATTCGAAATCAAGCCCGGGAATGTCTATAACGCCCATAAAATCAGGAAGAGCCTGCAGAAAGTGTTCAATCTTGGTTACTTCGAAACAGTCAAACCCTCCCATCTGAAGGGTAAGAATCCGGATGACGTGATCCTGGTAGTGAGTGTGACAGAGCAGAGAACCGGTCAGGCTTCCTTTGGAGGTGGCTACAGTTCTTCAAACGGCTTTGTGGGATTCGTGCAGGTCGCCAAAAAGAACTTCCAGGGCAGGGGACAAACCCTGAATGTCAAGACGGAATTCGGCGGAGTTTCGAGCTATGAACTTGGATTCATGGAACCATGGTTTCGGAGGAAACCGGTAGCTGTAGGGTTAAACCTTTACAACACCAAGATCAACCGTGAGCAGTATGATAATAATGGAAGCCTGGTGGGCAATTACGACGAGAGCAGAAAAGGCGGTGCCGTCAGCGTCGGCAAGAAGCTCGCTTACTTCACGACCGGCACAGTCACCTTCAGGGACGAGAAGGTGTCCATTGATGCCAATATTCCGGGATATTTATATGGAGACGAGCATCTCCAGAGCCTCGGTTTTGAGGTTTCCAGGGATACCCGTGACAACCCGTTCCAGCCTACTTCAGGCCTGATGGATTCGATCGGCATCACCAAAACTGGCGGTTTCCTGATGGGCCCCAACAATTATTCCACTTACCAGGGCATGCTGAGGAGATATTTCCAGGTCAAACCGAAAAATGTGGTGGCAACCAGGTTGAGTTACGGCATCATCGACCTGACTTCAGGCGACGTGCCTGAGTACGAGCTGTTCGGCCTCGGTGGATCTTCCAATCTCAGAGGCTATAAAAACAGGGAATATTCAGGCCGTGAAATGCTGTATTCGAATACTGAATTCAGGCATATGTTCACCGACAAATTCACAGGCATCCTGTTCTATGATGCGGGCGACGTGAACAAGGAAATTGAAAACCATTTCAGCCTGAATAAGAGCGGTGTAGGCTTGGGAGTGTCGGTGAAAAGCCCGATCGGCCAGATCCGTCTCGATTACGGCAAAGGAAACAACGGCAGGGGCGGAAGAACTTATTTCTCGATGGGCGATTCATTTTAA
- the lpxA gene encoding acyl-ACP--UDP-N-acetylglucosamine O-acyltransferase, whose translation MKADISKKAQIGRGVKIGYGAVIGDSVEIGDHSEIGYHAVIIGHTRIGRNNKIHPGAVIGNITQALAYKGEESFVQIGDNNSIREYVTINASPADGTPTEIGNDNLIMAYSHIAHHCKVGNNVIIANSGTMGGHVTIEDNVVIGGLAAIHQFCRVGKLAIIGGLCKVVQDVVPFVTCDGNPAEICGLNTIGLKRAGLSPRDLSTLKKAYRYLFRSGLNNTQALKILEKELGHEELVCYLIDFIKNCSRGIIR comes from the coding sequence ATGAAAGCTGATATCTCGAAAAAAGCCCAGATAGGTCGAGGGGTGAAGATCGGCTATGGTGCAGTGATCGGGGATTCCGTCGAAATAGGGGATCACAGCGAAATCGGATATCACGCGGTGATCATAGGACATACCAGGATCGGCAGAAACAACAAGATTCATCCCGGCGCCGTGATCGGCAACATCACTCAGGCTCTGGCTTATAAAGGAGAAGAGAGTTTTGTCCAGATCGGGGACAACAACAGCATCAGGGAATATGTGACTATCAATGCGTCTCCTGCTGACGGCACACCCACTGAAATCGGTAACGACAATCTGATCATGGCTTATTCCCATATCGCCCATCACTGCAAGGTTGGAAACAATGTGATCATAGCCAATTCCGGAACCATGGGAGGCCATGTCACCATTGAGGACAATGTGGTGATCGGGGGACTGGCGGCGATTCATCAGTTCTGCCGGGTAGGCAAACTTGCGATTATCGGAGGACTCTGCAAAGTGGTGCAGGATGTGGTCCCTTTTGTCACCTGCGACGGCAATCCTGCCGAGATCTGCGGACTGAATACGATCGGTCTGAAAAGAGCCGGATTGTCGCCACGGGATCTTTCAACCTTGAAAAAAGCTTACAGATATTTGTTCCGCTCAGGCCTCAACAATACTCAGGCGCTTAAAATCCTGGAAAAAGAGCTGGGGCACGAAGAGCTGGTCTGTTATCTGATCGATTTCATCAAAAATTGCAGTCGCGGCATCATCAGGTGA
- a CDS encoding OmpH family outer membrane protein, which yields MKKCLSAIWIVFMGALVLQAADLKIGYVDYEKVFSAYYKTDAVNADLKKRTDDWQKKLDTNKTEIAGLKEAYDKKEPTLSDDLKKTERKKIMDKLQEYQDMGQDLTGKLKEMQFNEYEKLKKEIDIVIKDLGAKKGYTAILDRNAVYFGGEDLTDEVISIINKEAPKTAPKSPK from the coding sequence ATGAAAAAGTGTTTGTCAGCAATCTGGATCGTTTTCATGGGTGCTCTGGTGTTGCAGGCGGCAGACCTGAAGATCGGGTATGTGGATTATGAAAAAGTTTTTTCTGCTTATTATAAGACAGATGCGGTAAACGCAGATCTGAAAAAGAGGACTGACGACTGGCAGAAGAAGCTTGACACAAACAAAACTGAAATCGCCGGTCTGAAAGAGGCATATGATAAAAAGGAACCCACTCTGTCTGATGATCTGAAAAAAACCGAGCGCAAGAAGATCATGGACAAACTTCAGGAATATCAGGATATGGGTCAGGATCTTACCGGAAAACTGAAGGAAATGCAGTTCAATGAATACGAGAAGCTCAAGAAAGAGATCGACATCGTGATCAAGGATCTTGGAGCGAAGAAGGGCTATACTGCAATCCTGGACAGGAACGCTGTTTATTTCGGCGGGGAAGATCTGACCGACGAGGTGATCTCGATCATCAACAAAGAAGCCCCAAAAACCGCTCCCAAAAGCCCGAAATAG
- a CDS encoding YjbH domain-containing protein encodes MKRFFQKRRKTDFRIIFLRLCLCFFLCCIHSAEAVSYRGISGFLGIPNAYPDEGISYFRYNNLSNFVISQKFFRYLEVSFKKRQYSDPGIIGLKLGFLPESAFFPALAAGLLDLNDPGVEKGFFLTASKTINLLGLRLHGGVLKEGNFKDPELAGKIFQPKEVFSHLSGFKACEKRQFLGLEKKLFACCELLAGIESSGILDAGARVSLNGIKFEYWKLDLRDRENFKNNRGFMASFGYNF; translated from the coding sequence TTGAAAAGATTTTTTCAGAAAAGAAGGAAGACTGATTTTCGCATAATTTTCCTGCGGTTATGCTTGTGTTTTTTTCTCTGCTGCATCCATTCAGCCGAAGCGGTGTCATACAGGGGAATCTCAGGCTTTCTGGGTATTCCTAACGCTTATCCTGACGAGGGGATCAGCTATTTCAGATACAACAATCTCAGCAATTTCGTGATTTCTCAGAAATTTTTCCGTTACCTGGAAGTCTCATTTAAAAAGAGGCAGTATTCAGATCCGGGAATCATTGGTTTGAAGCTCGGGTTCCTGCCGGAATCCGCTTTTTTTCCTGCGCTGGCTGCAGGCCTTCTGGATCTTAACGACCCAGGGGTGGAAAAAGGATTTTTTTTGACTGCTTCCAAAACCATCAATTTGCTGGGATTACGGCTTCATGGTGGAGTATTAAAGGAAGGAAATTTCAAGGACCCCGAACTCGCAGGGAAGATTTTCCAGCCCAAGGAAGTTTTTTCCCATCTCTCAGGTTTCAAGGCCTGCGAGAAAAGACAGTTTCTGGGGCTGGAAAAAAAGCTTTTCGCTTGCTGTGAGCTGCTGGCAGGAATAGAGTCTTCCGGGATCCTGGATGCGGGAGCCAGAGTAAGCCTGAATGGCATAAAATTCGAATACTGGAAACTGGATTTGAGGGACAGGGAAAATTTCAAAAATAATCGTGGCTTTATGGCGAGTTTTGGATATAATTTCTAG
- a CDS encoding phosphoribosyltransferase family protein, which translates to MQELCSACHSFLNFLFPLKCPGCDVRLPPDRIVCMECLTALEREFNPGRIQVDGHEASYAYPYDGTVRKMIISYKFRGKFKLAPLMAGIFKRMLGEEEKETLLAGIPPFCGAGNPEQDHLSPILALLAASGYQVRPLLLKTRRTERQVRLGRSQRLTNPAGAFRLNPAESLPEKRRIIIIDDVITTGGTLRAACESFPGWDIRGLMLAHGETDGRM; encoded by the coding sequence ATGCAGGAACTGTGCTCAGCCTGCCACTCGTTTCTGAATTTTCTTTTCCCCTTGAAATGCCCTGGTTGCGATGTCCGTCTCCCGCCGGACAGGATTGTCTGTATGGAATGTCTCACAGCACTCGAACGGGAATTCAATCCGGGTAGAATCCAGGTTGACGGGCACGAAGCCAGTTATGCCTATCCCTATGACGGCACAGTCAGGAAGATGATAATTTCTTATAAATTCAGGGGAAAATTCAAGCTTGCGCCATTAATGGCCGGGATCTTCAAGCGGATGCTGGGTGAAGAAGAAAAGGAGACCCTGCTGGCCGGGATTCCACCTTTCTGTGGTGCAGGAAACCCTGAGCAGGATCATCTTTCCCCGATCCTTGCCCTGCTGGCCGCATCAGGATATCAGGTCAGGCCCCTGCTTTTAAAAACCCGCAGGACAGAACGGCAGGTCAGGCTGGGCAGATCACAAAGGCTTACTAATCCCGCAGGGGCTTTCAGGTTGAATCCGGCAGAAAGTTTGCCGGAAAAACGCAGGATCATTATAATTGATGATGTTATCACCACAGGTGGCACGCTGCGTGCAGCCTGTGAAAGCTTTCCGGGCTGGGACATCAGAGGCCTGATGCTGGCGCATGGAGAAACAGACGGCAGAATGTAA
- the lpxC gene encoding UDP-3-O-acyl-N-acetylglucosamine deacetylase, with amino-acid sequence MKQKTIKEPIKLSGKGLHTGNPTEVIFEPAPPDSGVKFIRMDLPGQPEIKAIVENVVGIERGTTLGLGDVKVHTVEHVLSAFAGMNIYNVTVKISGNEPPALDGSSRPFVEAILKAGIHESEVEQPVFKVEKFYEVSKNDKKILVIPHKNLRVSFTIDYPHPKIAVQHVDYESSEAGFIEEINGARTFGFVTDYEELKKKGQALGASLDNTVALSEDKILNPDLRYPDEFVRHKILDVLGDLYLLGRPIIGHVIAFKTGHAHNVQLVRQLRTDLLSRKNLVNWNINDIKKILPHRFPFLLVDRIIEIVDGKKAVGIKNVTANESFFNGHFPQQPVMPGVLIIEAMAQVSCAFMLSQTQHAGKLPYFTGIDNVRFRQPVIPGDCLELTVHVLKVKGNMGKVLGEARVNEKLVASGELMFSLVDAGS; translated from the coding sequence ATGAAGCAGAAAACAATCAAGGAACCGATAAAACTGTCCGGCAAGGGGCTGCACACGGGAAATCCGACTGAAGTCATTTTCGAACCTGCTCCACCGGATTCGGGCGTCAAGTTCATCCGGATGGACCTGCCCGGGCAGCCTGAGATCAAGGCTATAGTAGAGAATGTAGTCGGAATCGAGCGCGGGACCACGCTTGGTTTAGGTGATGTTAAAGTCCATACGGTTGAACATGTGCTTTCGGCATTCGCTGGAATGAACATTTACAATGTGACCGTAAAAATCTCGGGGAACGAACCGCCTGCTCTTGACGGAAGTTCCCGTCCGTTCGTGGAAGCGATACTCAAAGCCGGCATCCATGAATCTGAAGTCGAACAGCCGGTGTTCAAAGTGGAAAAGTTTTATGAGGTGTCAAAAAACGACAAGAAAATACTGGTGATACCACATAAAAACCTGCGGGTTTCTTTCACCATCGACTATCCTCATCCGAAGATCGCTGTGCAGCATGTAGATTATGAGAGCAGCGAAGCAGGTTTCATCGAGGAGATCAATGGTGCCCGCACATTCGGATTTGTAACGGATTACGAGGAATTAAAGAAAAAAGGACAGGCTCTCGGTGCATCTCTTGATAATACTGTAGCACTCTCAGAAGATAAAATTCTCAACCCTGACCTGCGGTATCCCGATGAATTTGTCAGACACAAGATTCTGGATGTGCTGGGAGACCTCTATCTTCTCGGTCGCCCCATTATCGGACATGTGATAGCCTTCAAGACAGGGCATGCCCACAATGTCCAACTGGTCAGGCAGCTGAGAACCGATTTATTGAGCCGCAAGAACCTTGTCAACTGGAACATCAACGACATCAAGAAAATTCTTCCGCACCGCTTTCCCTTTCTGCTGGTAGACAGGATCATTGAGATAGTGGATGGAAAGAAAGCCGTTGGAATCAAAAATGTCACAGCGAATGAGAGCTTTTTCAACGGTCATTTTCCTCAGCAGCCTGTGATGCCGGGAGTTCTGATCATCGAAGCCATGGCTCAGGTCTCCTGTGCTTTCATGCTTTCCCAGACACAACACGCGGGAAAGCTTCCATATTTCACAGGAATCGACAATGTCAGATTCCGTCAGCCTGTGATCCCTGGGGACTGCCTCGAACTGACCGTTCATGTGCTGAAGGTGAAGGGAAATATGGGTAAGGTGCTGGGAGAGGCCAGAGTTAATGAAAAACTTGTGGCATCAGGGGAACTGATGTTTTCCCTGGTAGATGCAGGGAGCTGA
- the lpxD gene encoding UDP-3-O-(3-hydroxymyristoyl)glucosamine N-acyltransferase codes for MMEITLREVAEAVKGKLIGCPEQKISGLASLQDAIDGDLSFVVSSKYYKLVDDSKASALLLEEGLPLLESGKPCIICKNAYLAFADMINLFYPQEKIQPSIHPTAVISKESRIGKNCFIGPYAVIEAGAEIGPGCILEAQVYIGSGVTIGERTRIYPRVTILKNVKIGSQVILHSGTVIGSDGFGYTRFQETHLKIPHVGGVVIEDNVEIGANSTVDRGTVGNTVIGAGSKLDNLIQIAHNVKVGRNCLIVAQSGIAGSATLENNVTMAAQSGVVGHLTVGANSVLAARTVVTHCLPPGSFVSGFPARPHQEETKIKAALKRLPELLKRIARLEKIFSEKKED; via the coding sequence ATGATGGAAATTACCCTGAGAGAGGTTGCGGAAGCTGTCAAGGGAAAGCTGATTGGCTGTCCTGAGCAGAAAATCAGCGGTCTTGCCAGTCTGCAGGATGCAATTGATGGCGATTTGAGTTTTGTCGTCAGCAGTAAATATTACAAACTGGTAGATGATTCGAAAGCTTCTGCCCTTCTTCTTGAAGAAGGCCTGCCTCTGCTGGAAAGCGGTAAACCCTGCATAATCTGCAAGAACGCATATCTTGCTTTTGCCGATATGATCAATCTCTTCTATCCGCAGGAGAAGATCCAGCCCTCCATCCATCCCACAGCCGTGATTTCCAAAGAATCCAGAATCGGTAAAAATTGTTTCATCGGTCCTTATGCAGTGATCGAGGCTGGGGCTGAGATCGGCCCAGGCTGCATTCTGGAAGCTCAAGTTTATATCGGCAGCGGTGTGACAATTGGTGAGCGGACGCGGATTTATCCACGTGTCACCATTCTGAAAAACGTTAAAATTGGCTCTCAGGTGATTCTGCATTCCGGAACAGTCATCGGCAGCGATGGATTCGGATATACCAGATTTCAGGAAACACATCTGAAAATCCCTCATGTGGGCGGAGTGGTGATTGAGGATAATGTAGAGATCGGGGCTAATTCCACAGTCGACAGGGGTACGGTCGGGAATACCGTGATCGGTGCCGGCAGCAAACTGGACAATCTGATCCAGATCGCGCACAACGTCAAGGTCGGCCGGAACTGCCTGATCGTTGCCCAAAGCGGTATCGCAGGCAGCGCTACGCTCGAGAACAATGTGACCATGGCCGCCCAGAGTGGCGTTGTCGGTCATCTGACTGTCGGTGCGAACTCAGTGCTGGCAGCTAGAACGGTTGTCACTCATTGCCTGCCTCCGGGATCATTTGTTTCGGGATTCCCGGCCAGGCCGCATCAGGAAGAGACCAAGATCAAGGCTGCTCTCAAAAGGTTGCCGGAGCTTCTGAAAAGGATAGCCAGACTTGAAAAGATTTTTTCAGAAAAGAAGGAAGACTGA